The following coding sequences lie in one Anomaloglossus baeobatrachus isolate aAnoBae1 chromosome 7, aAnoBae1.hap1, whole genome shotgun sequence genomic window:
- the LOC142246226 gene encoding histone H4 — protein sequence MSGRGKGGKGLGKGGAKRHRKVLRDNIQGITKPAIRRLARRGGVKRISGLIYEETRGVLKVFLENVIRDAVTYTEHAKRKTVTAMDVVYALKRQGRTLYGFGG from the coding sequence ATGTCTGGTCGCGGTAAAGGAGGAAAAGGTCTCGGGAAAggcggcgccaagcggcacaggaaggtgctccgtgataacatccagggcatcaccaagcctgccatccgccgtctcgcccgcagaggaggcgtcaagcgcatctccggcctcatctacgaagagactcgcggagtcctgaaagttttcctggagaatgtgatccgtgacgccgtcacctacaccgagcacgccaagaggaagaccgtcaccgccatggacgtggtgtacgcgctgaagcgccagggccgcactctctacggcttcgggggttaa